Within Nitrospirota bacterium, the genomic segment TTTATGAAAAGACATTTGAAATATGCATCTGTGTAATCAAGGGTAGAAAGGCGGATGCGAAAAGGCGTTATGAGCCTGCCCAGTCGAACAATGCGGTCAGTCATCTCTGTTTCGTCTCCGGCTATTCTGCCCAACACGGTCACATGGGGTTCAAAAAAGGGTGTGGAAAATTCCTCGCTCAGGTCCTTAATCAGCCCTCTCAGTCTGTCATAGACTGCTCCTTCGGGCATGATCCACAGTGCAAAATCCTTTTGCTGATTCATCATAATTCACTGCCTTCATGATTTGTAATCTGTCAGATTTCTCTCAATTGTAGCATACTGGAAATTCCAGAGATTGCCAATATGTGGTATATAGTATGCATTAGAGGGGAT encodes:
- a CDS encoding 2'-5' RNA ligase family protein — its product is MMNQQKDFALWIMPEGAVYDRLRGLIKDLSEEFSTPFFEPHVTVLGRIAGDETEMTDRIVRLGRLITPFRIRLSTLDYTDAYFKCLFIKVEKSKELALLHETAREVFCVHDTTPYMPHLSLIYGNLNPDKKKKIVMETGSEFACELGVRTLHLFLASVNTDPGEWCSVKEIPLAGA